agaaaactatagaccaatgtAGCTAATGAACaatgatgcaaaaattctcaacaaaatatttacaaacagaatTCAAAAGAACATTataaggatcatataccatgaccaagtaggatttatttctggaatgcAAGGCTAGTTCAACATACAAACATCAATGCAATAAACACAAACAGGATGAAGAGGGGAAAAATGACTTGATCATCTCAATTGATGCacaattatttttacaaaattaacaTCTATTcatgatataaataaaaacaaagtagaaatagaaggaaactaaTTCAACGTTAATAAAGGCCACATGAAAAGCCCACAGttaacattatacttaatggtCAAAAGCTAAATGCTTtacctctaagatcagaaacaagacaagggccTTCACCACTTCTGTTCAACATAATACTAGAAATCCAAGCCAGAGCAattagtcaagaaaaaaaaaaaagcattcaaattgaaaagaagtaaaattatctctgttcacaGATAAAAGGATTTTATATGTTGTAAATCCTAAAGATTCCAAAcacaaaaatgtttaataaaattcagcaaagttgcaggatataaaaatcaacatataaaaattggTTGTGTTTCTATAAATTAACAATGAAGAGTATGGAAAGGAAATCTTTAAAACAATtcaatttacaatagcatcaaaaataataaaatatctagaaataagtttaaccaaggaggcaaaagacttgtggcctgaaagctataaaaatttgctaaaagaaattaaagataccaatAATGTAAAGGTACCCCATGGTCATGATTGGAAGAATTattattgttaagatgtcaatactacccaaaggaatctacagatttaatgcaatttctGTCAAATTCCAAACAGCAagttttttttctagaaatagaaaaatccatccttaaatttatatggaatcttGAGGACTCTGAGTAGCCAAGACAATCttgaagaacaaagctgaaggtctcacactttctgattttgaaacttatcacaaagctacagtaatcaaaacagtgtgccACTGgtataaagacagacatatacactaatggaacagaatagagagcccagaggtAAACTCTCATAAAAATAGCTAGGTGATTTTTGACAAgagtgccaagaccattcaatgggggAAATAACAGTCTTCTCAACAGACTGTGCTGGGAAATGTgaatagccacatgcaaaagaacaaAGTGGGACCCTTATCttataccacatacaaaaattaactaaaaatgcattaaagacccaaatgtaagacctaaagctataaaacacttagaagaaaaaatagtGGTAAAACCTCAAACACTGGATTTGGGAataatttcttggatatgacaccaaaagcacaggaaacaaaagaaaaaatagataacctgatcatcaaaattaaaaatgtctatgcatcaaaggacacaatcaacagagagaaaaagcaacctatgaaatgggagaaaatatttacacatcATATcttataaggggttaatatccagaatacataaagaactcctacaacttaacaatttttaaaaagttattttatttaaaaattggcaaagaaGTTggataggcatttctccaaagatatacaaatggccatgccatttgtttattcaaatatgaaaaaaaatgctcaacagcACTAATCATTaaggaagtgcaaatcaaaaccatagtgaggcatcacctcacattcattaggatggctattattaaatacaaacacacacaagtaTACCTCAGAAATGTTGCATGTTCAGTATCagatcaccacaataaagcaagtcacacaaatttttttattttccagtgcaCATAAAAGTGAGTTTAAATTATACTATTAtctattaagtatgcaatagcattatgtttatatatataaatttatatacacctgaaactaacaccactgtatacctgaaactaacacaacattgtaaatcaactatatttcaatttttaaaaatcatagtttttttaaaaatgatgattaCATGAACAGTGGAGTTCTGATCTGACTGAATAAACAAGATCAATTCCCTGGGTTGAAgataaaacataagaaaatattaagatatCCTCTGTAGacaaaaattacaaattaaaccACTTAAAGCAATAACTTTCCAGTAGAGAAGCCCTAAGGAGATGATGTGGAGCCCAGGAGAAGTGGGCCCAGCCAGACCCAAGGTAATTActgatcatttttctttaacaatgcCCACTGGGTACTACTCTCTGGAGGCCAAGAGTAGCTCAGCAGATAATCTGAGTGTGAGGCCCACACACCTCTTTGAAGCCCAAGAATCAGGGAATAAAGCCTCCTTGCTCACCGTGCCTTCCAGGCACAGATGTACTCCTCACACTGCTTTCCATGGGGCTCAAGGTTGTGTCTCTGGCTTTCGGTTGCTTCTGAGCTGTCTGTCCCTCCTTAAGGAAGAGCAGCAAGTCAGGAAGAGGCACATTCCTCAAGTTGGTTTGGCAGAAGTCAGAACAACTGGACAGGTCAGTGCCAGTGTGGGCACAAGAGGAGACACTCCTCTCTCAATGCTCCAAAATGTATAAGCCCCAAGACATCGCCTCCACTTCTCAAAGATAAGCAGGACAGGAGACCTGTAGAATGCCTTGGAAACCATCTAGGAATCCAACCCCATCACTTTACAGAGAAGCAATCAGAGTACAGAATTTCTAAAACCACGCAGGATTCAATTCCTAGACAACCTCACTCAGCCCCTGCCCTGATTCCCTATTGTGGAGTCCTGTCTATTAATTCTATCTGTTTCTAATGCTTATCCTTGACAGAGACATCTGAAAACATTTGCTGGCATTAAGACAGACTCAGGAGCAAAGCAGGTGTCTGCCCACAATGACCTATTTCACATCACATTGAATGTAAGCAACTTAGCAAGGAAGAAACTAGTAGAAATTAAACCTCAAACCGTTCCTATAACCCTCTAAATTAACATCTTATTTTTGCTGGCAGATGTACAAATATTCTGACATAGACGTTATCTGTAGGTACATGCTATCTTATGTTCTGCTTTCAAAGTCTGTATCATAGACAAATAATATCCAGAAATGAACACATGCTTTCACATTTAATATCTGTATAAGATTCCACTGCACTGATAAGTCATAGCTGCAAAGCTATTCTCTTATTGAGTATTTGATTgtctcaatcttttttttaaatataagaatgtTTCAACAAATATCTGAACAAATTACCTTCTTTTTCCATAGGATTTGTTTCCTGCTATATAGTTCCAAATGTAAAATGCCTATGTTTACTACATTTACTTAGTTTCTGTAAACCTCTGTAAGTCAGATAACAATACCAATCTATAGTTTGGGGTAgaatttaaaagctaaaatttaaGTAGTTACTACAGTGCCTGCTCtatagaatatatttattattaatttattactaATAATAACATATCTATATACTTACTTGGAAAGCATGATCACCTAAATATACCTAAACCTTTCCATTAAAATCTAtttgtatcatatatatatatctttacttTATCCATTACAACTTTCTttgagcaaatattttatttttcaaattgaattaaaaacccaaaatatcaattttatcattggtgggaatgaaatcacctttttcattgcttttttttgtggtttatttttagCAATGACTTGGTTTAAGACTTTAGTTATGAGATATTATGcaaaaaagttatgttttttctcttttttttcttctaggataACCAATACCAGCATTTCTAGTGAAATATTACATAAGGAATGATAACAGAGAACATTCATATCTTATTCTTTTGAGGGAAAATGTTTAAGTCTTCCATAAACAAGATATTGAATACGTAGTTTACATATTAAGACAAACACTCCTAATGTTTTCAGAGCTTTAATCTATAAAGCAACGATAAGTTTATCTAGATACTTTATCCAAGTCTAATTACATTATTTTGATATTTGGTTAATGATGAATTAGGTTAATGGATTTCCTTGAGTTTAACAGTTAACTCAATGTGTCATTTTCTTAATTCGCAGATATTTTATTTGGggtatttatatctatatctatgaaCAAAATTggtctaaaatatttctttcattgtcATTGTTTAGCCTGAATTTAAAATACTTGCCTCTAAAAgtgaactgaataacaacaataatagtaatagccAGGTTAATTGCTTACTATGTACAATGCACTATTCTCTACAAATTATAGGtattctctcatttaatcctcacaataacctctTTTAGCAAATATTCCAGATTAACATGCtatgattttctctatttttaaattttttattactgaattaaTTATTGGTTCTTAGAAGATTTGAAGACATTGGAATCAGATGCCCCCTTAGAAACTATTTAATAACTTTATGTTTCTTTCTCTATTGGCTTCATATTCATGTTCTCTAATTCATTTTGCATCTTTGGGGATATTTCAAACATATGTAAGTAGTCATCTATTGTTTTATTTGACAAGATGTATTAGCCCACAGTTGAAAAGGACATGGCAAGGACTTTGAGTTTTAAATGAGATGAGGAGCCACTGGAGGACTTTGAGCAGAGGAGTAACATCTAACTTATATTTCTTACCATTCACCCTGGATGCCATGTAGAAACAGACAGCTGAGGATCGGATGAGGACAGAAACAGTGAGCCTGGTTAAGAAACTACTGAATAACctgaattgaaaaaaaagtttgcttgggCCACAAAGGCAGCAGTGGTCACAGAGAAAAAGTGGTCCCACCTGGTTACAGTTCAAAGGTAGAAATGACAATATATTGGATGAGGACAGTAATTGATTATTTAATAAGAGGTGTTAAGGATGGTATTAAAGTTTTGGCTTGAGCAGTTAGAAGAATAAGATGGGACTGAGGAAGCAGCAGTTTTGAGGAAAAGATCAGCAACATGGTTTTAGACAAGTCAAGTCTAAGACACCTGTCAGACGTAAATGTATACAGAATGCAAGAAGTTGAGCCTAAGTAAGTTCAAAGTTCAAGGGGAAAATCCCAAACTGGAAAGAAGTCTGGCTGGTATGTAAAGCTTTGGGGCTGATGACACTCCAGGTCGAATGAGGCCACCTACAAACGAGTGTAAACAGAGGAGAGGTGGGGCTGGAGCTGCTGAAGGGACATCCACACAGCTGGAGgtcagaggaggaggagcaagTGAGTAGCCAGTGAGGGAGGAGATGCCCAGATGAAACTGCTTCAAAGCCAAGTGAAAAATGTGCTTCCCAAAGGAGGAAGTGACCAACAGTGCCAGCTCCAGCTTGTTGGGTCTCAGGAGATGGAGCCTGAGCGCTAACCACAGACGGAGCAACGGCAGCCTTGACAAGGGACACCTCAGGGATTGGTGGAGAGGCCTGGAAAGGGGGCTTTACGAGAATGGGAAGGGGGAACCGGAGAACATTCTGAGAACTTTTGTGGAAAAGGAAGGATAGAGAAATGAGTTGACAGCTGGCGGGGAATGTGAGGACAAGCGTGGATTTTTCAAACTGGGGGATGTCTGCAGAAATGGTTCAGAAGCAATGAGGGGATGAGGGGAATCTTTTCTGTTTTGAGTTAGACTTTTTGAGTTTTGGTATTCTtaaaatgacttccctggtggctcagtggtaaagaacccccctgccaatgcaggggatgcgggttcagtccccgggttgggaagatcccctggagaaggaaatggcaacccactccagtactcttgcctggaaaaatctcatggactgaggagtctagtgggctacaatccacagggttgcagaagagtcggacacacttagcaactaaacagcaaaaacaattcTTAAAATAGGAGTACTTGGAAAGACTATGTTCCTAACCAGTGGGAAATAGTAACAGGAAAATGTTCTTCTCCCATATCTCTGGGGAAGTGGGAGAATGGGAAGGAAAGACAGGATGGAGACTTCTTGGTTTGAAAAGAATGTTAGTCAAGAAAGGACAGAGCTTTGGTCACTGCGCCACAGCTCCCATTCACACTCTACACGAACAAGCCGTCTCTTCCCAGTACAGACAACCTTCTTTACCATGTCCCTGTTCTATCCCTCCTGCCCCACACTCCCTTCTCCTGTCCCCGGGCTGGTCACCGCAGGATTCCCTGATCCACTGACAAGAATGCCCCAAGTTTAAGTTTACCCAGTAGCACTTCTTCAGTCTTTTTGAGAAAATCAAAGCACTGCTTTGAAATCAGACTGACGTGGAATCAAATCCTGATGTCTTTGGGGGAAATTATTCAAACCCTCTCAGCCTcggtttactcatctgtaaaataagaataataatgcCTACTTTATAcacattgtgaggattaaatacatGCACCCACATACCCATGCCTAGCCCTGTATATGACACACAGTAAGTGCCGATAAATGTCAGCTCCCTAGTCTAAGGGCTGTCACCTTTCCGTTTGACTAGAAGCTTCTTGGAAGCAAGAACAAAGTCCTTTTTTCTCAGTGTCCACTGTTTTCTCATCGCTCACATCACCCAGTAAAGAGCTGTTTTAATCAGCACTGGTCAAATGAGGATCTAAACCATATTAAATACatgcttcctttcatttttacttttcactgaacagatttcttttctcttagcCTCTTAGGCTTCTATCTTATGGCTGTCCTTTACCAAAGATTTTTGCCTGTGGGTTGTCAAATACttgaatccttaaaaaaaaaaaaaaaagcatcagtaaAATATTACTTCCAAAGGAGCCATTTCTTTTCTATACTAAGGCATAACTCTCAAAACAGGCCAAGAGTCTGTGGGCTGGGTCCTGCACGAGCTGAAATCTCCATCCTCACTGGATACTGCCCAGTGGAGCAGAGAAGCCACTTTGCTCCAACAAAATGGTGGCACAGAAAAAGCCTCCCAAGACCATGAGCCCCTTTTCACTCCCTGCCCAGGTCCCAGGTGGGCCATACCCATTCCCATAGCTTTTCCAGACTGATTTCCCCTGTCAGCTATTCATCCCCAAGCAGCACAGTAACTCCAATTGCTTCTTTCTCACCCTCCCTCTTTATGCCGTATCTTCTATAGGACGCAAATCCCAACTATGTCTTGTGAAGCACTGAAAATTCATTTGTAACTAATGAAACTTCAGCTATGCTTGCAATGAACTCCAACTCTGAGTTGCTGCCCTGCTGCCCATTCTGTTACTTTGGGCAACATCACACTCgcagttcctctttgttttcagcAGGGGCGGCTCTCACCCTCCAGAGGTAAGGCCCTTCCTGGGTCAGCCCTGATGGAAGGGTGGGCTGAGCTGTCCCAgtcagcaggctcttctgtccaagtgTGCCCTGGCCAACTCCATCCCCAGCATCATCACCAGGACCAAGGTGGCCCAGAGCCAGTGATGAGTGGCAGCCAGGGCACCTGAGTCCTGGGCTCCCCGTGGGTGGGGGAGCAAGGGGAGATAAACTACTGGTGGGGAAGAAGGTTTGTGGAGAAGGAAGATGTTTACAAATATTATCCTGTAGTTCCATGTATGTGCCATTGTGGTTCTAGAATTCTGTACAGAAAGGGCCTTCAGGTGGCAATCCTATTGGGATTAAGAGGAAATTACATTCCTATAGCTCTTTACTTAATACTGAGACATCATCACAACAAAGAACGAGAGTATGATGGAAATCTGGGGGCTAACACACCTAAAGTATCCCCATTGTTGTTGCCACCACACAAGCCTTCTCCTTGGAGATATGGCACATGTGGCTTTGTGGGGCTCAGGGTCAGTAGCATTTGGGTGGCAAAATAGTTAAAACCCTGACTTTTCGGTCTGCTGGGGCCACAGGACTTCCTGGTTGAAGCTTCTCCTTTGATAGGCAGAGAGCCTTCTTTCGGGTTTCTACCAGATGAACACAGAGATGTGAGCTGAGGGGGTatatggaggaaggaaggagacacCACTATCCTCTAAAGCCCGTGCCTGGTCTGGATCTCCCAGCAGGACCAGCCAACCATGGAGACGGGAAACCACACGAGCGCCTCCCAGTTCATCCTCCTTGGTCTCTCCAGCCAGCCTGAGATGCAGGAGCTGATCTTCGGCCTCTTCCTTCTCACGTACCTGGTTGGGGTGGCCGGGAACCTGCTCATCGTCCTGGCTATTGGCTCGGACTCCCGCCTCCACACGcccatgtacttctttctcagCAGCCTCTCCCTGGTGGATGTCTGCTTCATCTCCGCCACAGTCCCCAAGATGCTTGCGAACATCCAGACACAGACCCGGTCCATTTCCTACGGCGGCTGCCTAGCCCAGATCTACTTCTGCATTTTGCTTGCTAACATGGACAACTTCCTCCTGACGGCCATGGCTTATGACCGCTACGTGGCGATATGCCAGCCCCTGCACTACTCCACGACGATGAGTCTGCCAGCCTGTGCCCTGATGCTCGGGAGCGCCTGGCTCGTTGCCAACCTCCACTCCCTGCTGCACACCCTCCTCATGGCCCGGCTGGACTTCTGTGCCAGCAACGTCATCCCTTACTTCTTCTGTGACCTTGTTCCCCTGCTCCAGCTCTCCTGCTCCAAAACCCTGCCCAATCAACTCATGATTCTGCTAGTGGGGGGCCTGATCGTCCTCATCCCCTTCCTCAGCATCCTCGTCTCCTACATCCACATTGTGTCTGCTGTGCTCAGGGTCCCATCTTCCCGGGGAAAACAGAAGGCCTTCTCTACCTGTGGCTCCCACCTTGCTGTGGTCATCCTCTTCTATGGGACCATCACAGGGGTCTACCTGAGTCCCTCACCCTCCCACTCGGCTGACAAGGATTCACTGGCTTCAGTAATGTACATGGTGGTCACCCCCACGCTGAATCCCTTTATCTACTGCCTGAGGAACAAGGACATGAAGGGAGCTCTGTGGAAACTGGTCAGTGTAaaggctgcactccatgggctATGATAGCAGAGCTCCCCTTCGGGGCCTCTGTGCTGGGAAGGGGGATGAACCCCAGGGACAGGCTCAAAACACAGAGGGTGGGAGGAGCAGACCTCACTGTCCTGTGTTGTCACTGTGGCCAGCAAAGCCTTTCATTGCTCCATAAGTAATCTGCAGGTCCAAAATATCTTGACCCCTGTGCTGACTGCCTAGACTACCAAGAGGGGAATAAACTCTCCCATAAAGACAAAACCACATAAACAGGTATAAAGTAGCTCTATCTGCAGACCTCCTGGAGAGAGTTCACATGAGAACAGTGAGTTCATAGCCGTCTGTGACCTGtgctggtgggcttccctggtggctcaggcggtaaggAACCTGTCAGtgatgtggaagacccaggttcaatccctgggctgggaagatcccctggtgaagggaatggcaacccactccagttttcttgcctggagaatctcatggacagaagagcctggagggctatagtccatggggtcacaaagagtcagacacgactgagcgactcacacacacacacacacacaacttgtgCTGACAGCCTGTGCCAAGGAGATGCCCTTTGAGAGCCCCCACGCACCCCTACAGAGGCTCAGATCTTTAACCCTCAAGCAACCCAACTTCCAAACTCCTCTGCTGTACCCCCACttcccaaccaccaccaccacactctGGGCTGAACCTGGCTTTGGAGACAGGCTTCAGAGTCCTCTTGAAGCTGTCCACTCTCGGCCCGGGTCCTGCTGGCTGGAGTTCCACAGCTCTACCTACTTGTATCGGGAATGCCTAGACTGACTGTCTCAGCTGAACACCTATGAAGGCCCTATACTGCCCCACTTACGTGCTTCCTCGTCTCTTGGGAAAGAGAGGAGGCTGGACTTAGAGTTGGTTCTCTGGGTGTGAAGCATGTAAAAGGGAGGGGCCAAGATAATCCTTCTGAAGATGCTTCTCTACAAGCTGAGTTGGAGAAAGAGACAAAGGGAAAAGGCCTCATGTAATGGGTTCATGGCTGAAGAAGTTGTATGTGGTTTTCTGTCCAGCAGGATAATATCCTAGGCTGTGATGGgtgtggcagagctggggagagCATTGCACAGAAAGTCATCACAACTGGCATCCGATTCTGGCCCCTCCAATTACCAGCTATTTAACTCCAGCTCATCTGACACTCATCATTCCAGCCAACACACCATGCTCTTTTTGTCCCTCCTCATTCTTCTCCAGCTGCCCCATCTGCCCATTTCTACCCATCAAAATTCCAGTTGTCCCTCAAGGCTCAGATAAAATACCATGCCCTTCATGGAGCCACCTCAAGTCTCCTCAGtcaaaaggaaattttttctcctctgaaaCTCCATAGAATTTGATTCTACTACAGCCTCTGTCATGCTGTTTTGCATACTTCAATTTTGCCGGGCTCCCCTCAACTCTACTACAAACAGAATTGTTGGAGTcaagtttttcctttcttaaatctCAATGCTTTAAATTAACAGCAGACATGCAG
The sequence above is drawn from the Cervus canadensis isolate Bull #8, Minnesota chromosome 32, ASM1932006v1, whole genome shotgun sequence genome and encodes:
- the LOC122432892 gene encoding olfactory receptor 1F12-like; its protein translation is METGNHTSASQFILLGLSSQPEMQELIFGLFLLTYLVGVAGNLLIVLAIGSDSRLHTPMYFFLSSLSLVDVCFISATVPKMLANIQTQTRSISYGGCLAQIYFCILLANMDNFLLTAMAYDRYVAICQPLHYSTTMSLPACALMLGSAWLVANLHSLLHTLLMARLDFCASNVIPYFFCDLVPLLQLSCSKTLPNQLMILLVGGLIVLIPFLSILVSYIHIVSAVLRVPSSRGKQKAFSTCGSHLAVVILFYGTITGVYLSPSPSHSADKDSLASVMYMVVTPTLNPFIYCLRNKDMKGALWKLVSVKAALHGL